A genomic region of Candidatus Delongbacteria bacterium contains the following coding sequences:
- a CDS encoding Re/Si-specific NAD(P)(+) transhydrogenase subunit alpha has protein sequence MIIGIPKETQPREHRVAVTPETTRKLIKLGFDVCVQKGAGIPADFTDEAYVDAGARIVDGAPDLWAGSDLVLKVLPPDVDPATGVHEAALLKIGGHLVSFIWPAMHKELLQQLGDRKATVLAMDCIPRISRAQKMDALSSMANIAGYRAVVEAANHFGRFFTGQMTAAGTVQPAKVLVIGAGVAGLAAIGAARNLGAIVRAFDTRPAVKDQVISMGAEFLEVDLKEDGSGQGGYGREMSPEYIKAEMELFAEQARDVDIIITTALIPGKPAPKLITTEMVKKMRGGSVIVDLASQNGGNCELTETDKVVTRHGVKIIGFTDLAGRLAAQASQLYGNNLLNLLSDMCKGEQGYHVNLDDVVVRGALVVHEGKLTWPPPKLELPAQDASRSSTDVVIPEENAAQKKRFNPVRNALMMGTAGILLALLGLVAPPAFLSHLTVFALACFIGYQVIWNVTPALHTPLMSVTNAISGIILVGAMLQINPDSGTVVQILAAFALLIAMINVAGGFLVTHRMLSMFRK, from the coding sequence GTGATCATCGGCATACCGAAAGAGACGCAACCCCGCGAACACCGGGTGGCCGTCACTCCCGAAACCACTCGCAAGCTGATCAAACTGGGCTTCGACGTCTGCGTCCAGAAGGGTGCCGGCATTCCGGCCGACTTCACCGACGAGGCCTACGTCGATGCGGGAGCGCGCATCGTGGACGGTGCGCCCGACCTCTGGGCGGGATCGGACCTTGTTCTCAAGGTGCTTCCCCCGGACGTGGACCCCGCCACCGGAGTGCACGAAGCGGCCCTGCTGAAGATCGGCGGGCATCTGGTCAGTTTCATCTGGCCCGCGATGCACAAGGAGCTGCTCCAGCAGCTGGGCGATCGCAAGGCCACCGTGCTGGCCATGGACTGCATTCCCCGGATCAGTCGCGCCCAGAAGATGGACGCCCTGAGCTCCATGGCCAATATCGCCGGCTACCGTGCGGTGGTGGAAGCGGCCAACCACTTCGGACGCTTCTTCACCGGTCAGATGACGGCTGCCGGCACCGTGCAGCCTGCCAAGGTGCTGGTGATCGGCGCGGGCGTGGCCGGGCTGGCCGCCATCGGCGCCGCACGCAACCTGGGTGCCATCGTGCGTGCCTTCGACACGCGCCCCGCGGTGAAGGACCAGGTCATCAGCATGGGCGCCGAATTTCTGGAAGTGGATCTCAAGGAAGACGGCTCGGGACAGGGCGGCTACGGCCGCGAAATGAGCCCCGAGTACATCAAGGCCGAAATGGAGCTCTTCGCCGAGCAGGCCCGCGATGTGGACATCATCATCACCACCGCCCTGATTCCGGGCAAGCCCGCCCCCAAGCTGATCACCACCGAGATGGTGAAGAAGATGCGCGGCGGCAGCGTGATCGTCGATCTGGCCTCGCAGAACGGCGGCAACTGCGAACTGACCGAGACCGACAAGGTCGTGACACGCCATGGCGTGAAGATCATCGGCTTCACCGATCTGGCCGGACGCCTGGCTGCGCAGGCCAGCCAGCTCTATGGCAACAACCTGCTCAACCTGCTTTCCGACATGTGCAAGGGCGAACAGGGCTATCATGTCAATCTGGACGACGTGGTCGTGCGCGGAGCGCTGGTGGTACACGAAGGCAAACTGACCTGGCCGCCGCCCAAGCTGGAACTGCCTGCCCAGGATGCCAGCCGCAGTTCCACCGATGTGGTCATCCCGGAGGAGAATGCGGCCCAGAAGAAGCGCTTCAATCCGGTGCGCAACGCCCTGATGATGGGCACGGCGGGCATCCTGCTGGCCCTGCTGGGGCTGGTGGCCCCGCCGGCGTTCCTCAGTCATCTCACGGTTTTTGCCCTCGCGTGTTTCATTGGCTACCAGGTCATCTGGAACGTGACACCTGCGCTGCATACCCCGCTGATGAGCGTGACCAACGCGATCAGCGGCATCATTCTGGTGGGCGCCATGCTGCAGATCAACCCCGATTCCGGGACGGTCGTGCAGATCCTGGCGGCCTTCGCCCTGCTGATCGCGATGATCAACGTGGCCGGAGGATTCCTTGTGACACATCGCATGCTCAGCATGTTCCGCAAATAG
- a CDS encoding NAD(P)(+) transhydrogenase (Re/Si-specific) subunit beta, with protein sequence MPIGLLSTAYLAAGILFILCLGGLSRHETARRGNLYGMIGILIAILATGFSTDFSGVGMLVAGALVAGSLIGMALALKVEMTSMPELVAVLHSFVGLAAALVGLNSYLETTTGHGAELTIHLVEVGVGVFIGGVTFTGSIIAWGKLRGVIRSKPLMLPGRHVFNSALLIVSVILVGMLVSSPPASALPLLLVVLGLSFVLGIHLVMGIGGADMPVVVSMLNSYSGWAAAATGFMLSNDLLIVTGALVGSSGAILSYIMCAAMNRSFISVILGGFGESGGGGSQIVGDQEYTTINVDETAELLLASRRMIIVPGYGMAVAHAQHPVKQICDLLRENGCDVQFAIHPVAGRLPGHMNVLLAEARVPYDIVHEMDTINETFPETDVVLVIGANDIVNPGALEDKGSPIYGMPVLEVWKATKVIVMKRSMGVGYSGVDNPLFYKSNTDMLFGDAKATVDGILAVVSQGVRGGVERRANR encoded by the coding sequence ATGCCAATCGGACTCCTCAGCACCGCCTATCTGGCCGCGGGCATCCTGTTCATCCTCTGCCTGGGAGGCCTCAGCCGGCATGAGACCGCGCGGCGCGGCAACCTCTATGGGATGATCGGCATTCTCATCGCGATTCTGGCAACCGGGTTCTCCACGGATTTCAGTGGAGTGGGCATGTTGGTCGCGGGGGCTCTGGTGGCCGGTTCGCTGATCGGCATGGCGCTGGCGCTCAAGGTCGAAATGACCTCGATGCCCGAACTGGTGGCCGTGCTGCACAGTTTCGTCGGTCTTGCCGCGGCTCTGGTGGGGCTCAACAGTTATCTGGAAACGACCACCGGACACGGGGCCGAACTGACGATCCACCTGGTCGAAGTGGGGGTGGGCGTGTTCATTGGTGGGGTCACCTTCACCGGCTCGATCATCGCCTGGGGCAAGTTGCGCGGTGTGATCCGCAGCAAGCCCCTGATGCTTCCCGGGCGCCATGTCTTCAATTCGGCCCTGCTGATCGTCAGTGTGATCCTGGTGGGCATGCTGGTCTCCAGTCCGCCGGCCTCGGCCCTGCCCCTGTTGCTGGTCGTGCTGGGGCTGTCCTTCGTGCTGGGCATCCATCTGGTGATGGGCATCGGCGGCGCCGACATGCCCGTGGTGGTGTCCATGCTCAACAGCTATTCGGGCTGGGCGGCCGCGGCCACCGGCTTCATGCTCAGCAATGACCTGCTGATCGTCACCGGTGCGCTGGTGGGGTCCAGTGGTGCCATCCTGTCCTACATCATGTGCGCCGCGATGAACCGTTCCTTCATCAGTGTGATCCTGGGCGGTTTCGGCGAGAGCGGTGGTGGCGGTTCCCAGATCGTGGGCGACCAGGAATACACCACGATCAATGTGGATGAAACCGCCGAACTGCTGCTGGCCAGCCGCCGGATGATCATCGTGCCGGGATACGGCATGGCCGTGGCCCACGCCCAGCATCCGGTGAAGCAGATCTGCGACCTGCTGCGTGAGAACGGCTGCGACGTGCAGTTCGCGATCCATCCCGTGGCCGGACGCCTGCCGGGGCACATGAACGTGTTGCTGGCCGAGGCTCGCGTGCCCTACGACATCGTGCATGAGATGGACACGATCAACGAGACCTTCCCCGAGACCGATGTGGTGCTGGTGATCGGTGCCAACGACATCGTCAACCCGGGTGCTCTGGAAGACAAGGGCAGCCCGATCTACGGCATGCCCGTGCTGGAGGTCTGGAAGGCCACCAAGGTCATCGTGATGAAGCGCAGCATGGGCGTGGGCTACTCCGGCGTCGACAACCCATTGTTCTACAAGTCGAACACCGACATGCTCTTCGGCGACGCCAAGGCCACCGTGGATGGCATTCTGGCGGTCGTGAGCCAGGGCGTGCGCGGAGGAGTGGAGCGGCGCGCCAACCGCTGA